The Halobacterium litoreum genome includes a region encoding these proteins:
- a CDS encoding tRNA(Ile)(2)-agmatinylcytidine synthase: protein MTVVALDDTDSRERGMCTTYAAHLVAERLRSRGANVERVLLVRLNPAVEYKTRGNAALAVHADVDPAVALEVATDVVGETAETDDPRTNPGVVVAHEADAPPAVAAFAERAMRELLDSGEAESLAAAHGYDTASWGEGRGVVGALAAVGAWAAFDDWTYEHIDYRHPDRWGTARDVDADSVFAVADAAYPEVWDTVDRVERETVCVPHTPCPILYGIRGDDAGAVSGVAADIDSESVYASELFVTNQGTDAHLRDAALADVADGRGYRVDAAVASDPETYRGGHVFVDIEADGDSLRCAAFEPTKRFRDRVRALRPGDRVTVCGEVSDGTLKLEKFAVRELVTTERVTPTCPDCGTRMESAGADQGYRCRDCSTSAPGKTERALDRDLEVGWYEVPPCARRHVAQPLIRGDWDAPVHPER from the coding sequence CCCTCGACGACACGGACTCCCGCGAGCGCGGGATGTGTACGACGTACGCCGCCCACCTCGTCGCCGAGCGACTGCGCTCCCGGGGCGCGAACGTCGAGCGCGTCCTGCTCGTCCGCCTCAACCCCGCGGTGGAGTACAAGACCCGGGGGAACGCGGCGCTCGCCGTCCACGCCGACGTCGACCCCGCCGTCGCCCTCGAAGTCGCCACCGACGTGGTCGGCGAGACCGCCGAGACCGACGACCCTCGGACGAACCCCGGCGTCGTGGTCGCCCACGAGGCCGACGCGCCGCCCGCCGTCGCGGCGTTCGCGGAGCGCGCGATGCGGGAACTCCTCGACTCCGGCGAGGCCGAGTCGCTCGCCGCCGCCCACGGCTACGACACCGCGTCGTGGGGCGAGGGCCGCGGCGTCGTCGGTGCGCTCGCCGCCGTCGGCGCGTGGGCGGCGTTCGACGACTGGACGTACGAGCACATCGATTACCGCCACCCCGACCGCTGGGGGACCGCCCGCGACGTGGACGCCGACAGCGTGTTCGCGGTCGCCGACGCCGCCTACCCCGAGGTCTGGGACACGGTCGACCGCGTGGAGCGCGAGACGGTCTGCGTCCCGCACACGCCGTGCCCCATCCTCTACGGGATTCGCGGCGACGACGCCGGCGCCGTCTCCGGGGTCGCCGCGGACATCGACAGCGAGTCCGTCTACGCGAGCGAACTGTTCGTCACGAATCAGGGCACCGACGCCCACCTCCGGGACGCCGCGCTCGCGGACGTCGCGGACGGCCGCGGCTACCGCGTCGACGCCGCCGTCGCGAGCGACCCCGAGACGTACCGAGGCGGCCACGTTTTCGTCGACATCGAAGCCGACGGCGACAGCCTGCGGTGTGCGGCGTTCGAACCGACCAAGCGCTTCCGCGACCGCGTGCGAGCGCTCCGGCCCGGCGACCGCGTCACGGTCTGTGGCGAGGTGAGCGACGGCACGCTCAAACTGGAGAAGTTCGCCGTCCGGGAGTTGGTGACGACAGAACGCGTCACGCCGACGTGTCCCGACTGCGGGACGCGGATGGAGAGCGCGGGCGCCGACCAGGGCTACCGGTGCCGGGACTGTTCGACGAGCGCGCCCGGCAAGACCGAGCGCGCCCTCGACCGCGACCTCGAAGTCGGCTGGTACGAGGTGCCGCCCTGTGCGCGCCGCCACGTCGCCCAACCCCTGATTCGCGGCGACTGGGACGCGCCCGTCCACCCGGAACGCTGA
- a CDS encoding DUF7511 domain-containing protein — MKPGCRSRPDDPDPSQSPADSDAAAGRVAARIEADDGREECTLFPADAPAHELVTTWVTAADDAFVSLDDWR, encoded by the coding sequence ATGAAGCCCGGCTGCCGCAGCCGCCCCGACGACCCCGACCCGTCTCAGTCCCCCGCCGACAGCGACGCCGCCGCCGGGCGCGTCGCCGCGCGAATCGAGGCCGACGACGGCCGCGAGGAGTGTACCCTGTTCCCGGCCGACGCCCCCGCCCACGAACTCGTCACGACGTGGGTGACGGCCGCCGACGACGCGTTCGTCTCGCTCGACGACTGGCGCTAG
- a CDS encoding NUDIX domain-containing protein, with the protein MIPRYCDQCGSKLDDWAFDGRERKWCEDCERPVFRNAVPCAGVTVVDGERVLLVERTAEPGVGDWSIPAGHLEVEEEPREGASRELEEETGLTVDPAALTLLEATQLESPGEKHVVSVGYAARAADAAGTPEAGSDASAVEWVAVGELGERPLRPHVERRVAAALDALD; encoded by the coding sequence ATGATTCCCCGGTACTGCGACCAGTGCGGTTCCAAACTGGACGACTGGGCGTTCGACGGCCGGGAACGAAAGTGGTGTGAGGACTGCGAGCGCCCGGTGTTCCGGAACGCGGTGCCCTGTGCGGGCGTGACGGTAGTGGACGGCGAGCGCGTCCTGCTCGTGGAGCGCACGGCCGAACCGGGCGTCGGTGACTGGTCGATTCCGGCCGGCCACCTCGAAGTCGAGGAGGAACCCCGTGAGGGCGCCTCGCGGGAACTCGAAGAGGAGACCGGGCTGACCGTCGACCCGGCGGCGCTGACGCTACTGGAGGCGACGCAACTCGAATCGCCCGGCGAGAAGCACGTCGTCTCCGTGGGGTACGCGGCGCGCGCGGCGGACGCCGCGGGAACACCCGAGGCGGGGTCGGACGCGAGCGCCGTCGAGTGGGTGGCCGTCGGAGAACTGGGCGAGCGACCGCTCCGCCCGCACGTCGAGCGGCGGGTCGCGGCGGCCCTCGACGCGCTGGACTAG
- a CDS encoding pyridoxal-phosphate dependent enzyme, which yields MLECRSCGATYDSGPGELWRCECGHALDFPAVSLPESDPDVDTREGLWAFADFLPVGPEVTLGEGWTPVADSPEWDAQFKLDYVFPSGSYKDRGAALTLSRAAELGVERVVEDSSGNAGAAIAQYAARAGVDADIYVPADAKQSKLDAIEAAGATPVRIEGSRQDVTDACVSEAVGGDAWYASHAWNPAFYAGTETFAYELAYQRDWSVPDAVVLPLGHGTLFLGAYRGFSKLRAAGWTDSVPRLLGVQAEGVAPVVAELHGASAAGTNDVADGIQIREPARFDQILDAIDATDGDAIACGEAETERALGALHERGFYVEPTSAVAVAGLEAYRERGVLDAGDDVAVALTGSGLKK from the coding sequence ATGCTCGAATGCCGGTCGTGTGGCGCGACCTACGATTCCGGTCCCGGCGAGCTGTGGCGCTGCGAGTGCGGGCACGCGCTGGACTTCCCGGCGGTGTCGCTTCCCGAGAGCGACCCGGACGTGGACACGCGCGAGGGTCTGTGGGCGTTCGCCGACTTTCTCCCAGTTGGCCCCGAGGTGACGCTCGGCGAAGGGTGGACGCCCGTCGCCGATTCCCCCGAGTGGGACGCCCAGTTCAAACTCGACTACGTGTTCCCCTCGGGGAGTTACAAGGACCGCGGCGCGGCGCTCACGCTCTCGCGGGCGGCCGAGTTGGGCGTCGAGCGCGTCGTGGAGGACTCGTCGGGGAACGCGGGCGCGGCCATCGCGCAGTACGCGGCGCGCGCCGGCGTCGACGCCGACATCTACGTGCCCGCCGACGCGAAGCAGTCGAAACTCGACGCCATCGAGGCGGCGGGCGCGACGCCCGTCCGCATCGAGGGGAGTCGACAGGACGTGACCGACGCCTGCGTCAGCGAAGCAGTCGGCGGCGACGCGTGGTACGCGAGCCACGCGTGGAATCCGGCGTTCTACGCGGGCACGGAGACGTTCGCGTACGAACTCGCGTACCAGCGCGACTGGAGCGTCCCCGACGCCGTCGTCTTGCCGCTCGGGCACGGGACGCTCTTTCTGGGGGCGTACCGCGGCTTCTCGAAACTCCGGGCGGCGGGCTGGACGGACTCGGTGCCCCGACTGCTCGGCGTGCAGGCCGAAGGCGTCGCGCCCGTCGTCGCGGAACTGCACGGCGCGAGCGCGGCGGGGACGAACGACGTCGCGGACGGCATCCAGATTCGGGAGCCCGCGCGCTTCGACCAGATTCTGGACGCCATCGACGCGACGGACGGCGACGCAATCGCCTGCGGCGAGGCCGAAACCGAGCGCGCGCTCGGCGCGCTCCACGAGCGCGGGTTCTACGTCGAACCGACGAGCGCCGTCGCGGTGGCGGGCCTCGAAGCCTACCGCGAGCGCGGCGTCCTCGACGCCGGCGACGACGTGGCGGTGGCGCTCACCGGGAGCGGGCTGAAGAAATGA
- a CDS encoding succinylglutamate desuccinylase/aspartoacylase family protein translates to MTTLGTASADPGEFDTGRLTVGETRDGTAVGLPVAVVNGERDGKTLYVQAASDGDELNGVGVVRRFVPQLDPADLAGEVRVVGITNYHAFQVAEHRNPIDDTKMNRAYPGNPNGSSSERIAHATFSAAEDADLILDLHQGSTSRMINEVRVRCGRHHRMHSECLELAKVFGTGHVLDQKGPDGQLARAGPDDGIPTIDPELGGCVGWDEESIRYGVDGVFNVLRYYGFLDGDVETESQTRAKEFDRYGSPVGGLVSFEADLGEEVSAGDTLFEVTDVFGTLKATVTADSDGIFWRSRRLPQVATGEYVCSVGTNVDSF, encoded by the coding sequence ATGACTACGCTCGGCACGGCGTCCGCGGACCCCGGGGAGTTCGACACGGGCCGACTCACCGTCGGCGAGACCCGGGACGGCACCGCGGTCGGCCTCCCGGTCGCGGTCGTGAACGGCGAACGCGACGGGAAGACGCTGTACGTGCAGGCCGCCAGCGACGGCGACGAACTGAACGGCGTCGGCGTCGTCCGGCGGTTCGTCCCGCAGTTGGACCCCGCCGACCTCGCCGGCGAGGTGCGGGTCGTCGGCATCACGAACTACCACGCCTTCCAGGTCGCGGAGCACCGCAACCCCATCGACGACACGAAGATGAACCGGGCGTATCCCGGCAACCCGAACGGGTCGTCCTCTGAGCGCATCGCACACGCGACGTTCTCCGCCGCGGAGGACGCCGACCTCATCCTCGACCTCCACCAGGGGTCGACCTCCCGGATGATAAACGAGGTTCGGGTGCGGTGTGGCCGCCACCACCGGATGCACTCGGAGTGCCTGGAACTCGCGAAGGTGTTCGGGACGGGCCACGTCCTCGACCAGAAGGGGCCGGACGGCCAACTCGCGCGCGCCGGCCCGGACGACGGCATCCCCACCATCGACCCGGAGCTCGGCGGCTGTGTCGGCTGGGACGAGGAGTCGATTCGGTACGGCGTCGACGGCGTGTTCAACGTCCTCCGGTACTACGGCTTCCTCGACGGCGACGTGGAGACGGAATCCCAGACGCGCGCGAAGGAGTTCGACCGCTACGGCTCGCCGGTCGGCGGTCTCGTCAGTTTCGAAGCCGACCTCGGCGAGGAGGTCTCGGCGGGCGACACGCTCTTCGAGGTGACGGACGTGTTCGGCACGCTGAAAGCCACCGTCACCGCGGACAGCGACGGCATCTTCTGGCGGAGCCGACGGCTCCCGCAGGTCGCCACCGGCGAGTACGTCTGCTCGGTCGGGACGAACGTCGATTCCTTCTAG
- a CDS encoding DUF7536 family protein — protein sequence MSERPGVDNFMRTLDVRRQAKRGFLVGILAAAATYWFFVVASGGSAYSSLYLFALAAVLAFTLGLLATLAFTVGAAYRVSKSLD from the coding sequence ATGTCCGAGCGGCCCGGCGTCGACAACTTCATGCGGACACTCGACGTGCGTCGACAGGCCAAACGCGGCTTCCTCGTGGGGATACTCGCCGCCGCCGCGACGTACTGGTTTTTCGTCGTCGCGTCGGGCGGGTCGGCGTACTCCAGTCTCTACCTGTTCGCGCTCGCGGCCGTGCTGGCGTTCACGCTCGGTCTGCTCGCGACGCTCGCGTTCACGGTCGGCGCGGCGTACCGCGTCTCGAAATCTCTCGATTGA
- a CDS encoding potassium channel family protein yields the protein MSGRVEYEPASVKALLAEMKDTAELLIDLSYSAVLHGSADVAAEVLELEEQMDVLQMRARMSLLMAARNPEDAEALAPVLGVVGAAEKISDAAGDIAKVVLEEVGVPDAVRSALPEAVETLVRAELAPDSRWAGATLADANLETETGVRVIAIRRGGDWILNPGRDTDLRAGDVLLLRGPEPGVADVYEGATGDAYEPPEPPAQEVADLERAVDSLVTMKNMSELAVDLSYGAVLFDSTDLAEEVVALEAEVDALKSRFEAWTLRAAGRVDDPVSLRGLVHIATATEVISDAAVEISEGVLRGLDTHVVVQEAVEESDEVIVRVDVADGARLAGATLGDEQVETATGMRVIAVRRPGEDGDEWVVQPGPETAVRAGDVLLAKGTRAGAERLREFAG from the coding sequence ATGAGCGGCCGCGTCGAGTACGAGCCGGCGAGCGTGAAAGCGCTGCTCGCGGAGATGAAAGACACCGCCGAACTCCTCATCGACCTGTCGTACTCGGCGGTCCTCCACGGCAGCGCGGACGTGGCCGCGGAGGTTCTCGAACTCGAAGAGCAGATGGACGTCCTCCAGATGCGCGCCCGGATGAGCCTCCTCATGGCGGCGCGCAACCCCGAGGACGCCGAGGCGCTCGCGCCCGTCCTCGGCGTCGTCGGCGCGGCCGAGAAGATAAGCGACGCGGCGGGCGACATCGCGAAGGTCGTCCTCGAAGAGGTCGGCGTACCGGACGCGGTGCGGTCGGCGCTCCCGGAGGCCGTCGAGACGCTGGTGCGCGCCGAACTCGCCCCGGACTCGCGGTGGGCGGGCGCGACGCTCGCGGACGCGAACCTCGAAACCGAGACCGGCGTGCGCGTCATCGCCATCCGGCGGGGCGGCGACTGGATTCTGAATCCGGGCCGAGACACCGACCTGCGCGCGGGCGACGTGTTGCTCCTGCGGGGCCCCGAACCCGGCGTCGCGGACGTCTACGAGGGCGCGACCGGCGACGCCTACGAACCGCCCGAACCGCCCGCACAGGAGGTCGCGGACCTCGAACGCGCGGTGGACTCGCTCGTGACGATGAAGAACATGAGCGAACTCGCGGTCGACCTCTCGTACGGCGCCGTGCTGTTCGACTCGACGGACCTCGCCGAGGAGGTCGTCGCGCTCGAAGCCGAGGTGGACGCGCTCAAATCCCGCTTCGAGGCGTGGACGCTCCGCGCCGCGGGCCGCGTCGACGACCCCGTCTCGCTGCGCGGCCTCGTCCACATCGCGACCGCCACCGAGGTCATCAGCGACGCCGCCGTGGAAATCAGCGAGGGCGTCCTGCGCGGCCTCGACACCCACGTCGTCGTGCAGGAAGCCGTCGAAGAGTCCGACGAGGTCATCGTTCGCGTGGACGTGGCCGACGGCGCGCGACTCGCGGGCGCGACGCTCGGCGACGAACAGGTGGAGACGGCGACCGGGATGCGCGTCATCGCGGTGCGGCGGCCGGGCGAGGACGGCGACGAGTGGGTCGTCCAGCCCGGCCCCGAGACCGCGGTGCGGGCGGGCGACGTGTTGCTCGCGAAAGGGACGCGGGCGGGCGCCGAGCGCCTCCGCGAGTTCGCCGGCTAG
- the citZ gene encoding citrate synthase gives MSEELKKGLEGVLVAESELSYIDGDEGKLVYRGYTIEDLARDASYEEVLYLLWHGRLPNRDELATFRDDMAAHRDLDDDVYDLVEDLAAADEDPMAALRTAVSELSAFDDDADADPTDRDANLRKGKRITAKIPTIVAAFTRLRDGNDAVEPREDLDHAANFLYMLNDEEPDDVLADVFDQALVLHADHGLNASTFSSMVTSSTLADLHSAITSAVGTLSGSLHGGANANVMRMLKEVDDSDMDPVEWVEDALDRGDRVMGFGHRVYNVKDPRAKILGEQSEDLGEAAGDTKWYEMSVAIENYMAEEKGLAPNVDFYSASTYYQMGIPVDIYTPIFAMSRVGGWIAHVLEQYEDNRLIRPRARYVGEEDREFPDFDER, from the coding sequence ATGTCCGAGGAACTCAAGAAGGGTCTCGAGGGCGTGCTCGTCGCCGAGTCCGAACTCAGTTACATCGACGGCGACGAAGGGAAACTGGTCTACCGCGGGTACACCATCGAGGACCTCGCGCGCGACGCGAGCTACGAGGAAGTCCTCTACCTGCTCTGGCACGGCCGCCTCCCGAATCGCGACGAACTCGCGACGTTCCGCGACGACATGGCGGCCCACCGCGACCTCGACGACGACGTCTACGACCTCGTCGAGGACCTCGCGGCCGCCGACGAGGACCCGATGGCGGCGCTCCGCACGGCCGTCTCGGAACTCTCGGCGTTCGACGACGACGCCGACGCGGACCCGACCGACCGCGACGCGAACCTCCGCAAGGGCAAGCGCATCACCGCGAAGATTCCGACAATCGTCGCGGCGTTCACGCGCCTCCGCGACGGGAACGACGCGGTCGAACCCCGCGAGGATCTCGACCACGCCGCGAACTTCCTCTACATGCTCAACGACGAGGAGCCCGACGACGTGCTCGCCGACGTCTTCGACCAGGCGCTCGTGCTCCACGCCGACCACGGCCTGAACGCGTCGACGTTCTCCTCGATGGTCACGTCCTCGACGCTCGCTGACCTCCACTCCGCGATTACGTCCGCCGTCGGCACGCTCTCCGGGAGCCTCCACGGCGGCGCGAACGCGAACGTCATGCGCATGCTGAAGGAGGTCGACGACAGCGACATGGACCCCGTCGAGTGGGTCGAGGACGCCCTCGACCGCGGCGACCGCGTGATGGGCTTCGGCCACCGCGTCTACAACGTCAAGGACCCGCGCGCGAAGATTCTCGGCGAGCAGTCCGAGGACCTCGGCGAGGCCGCCGGCGACACGAAGTGGTACGAGATGAGCGTCGCCATCGAGAACTACATGGCCGAAGAGAAGGGCCTCGCGCCGAACGTCGACTTCTACTCCGCCTCGACGTACTACCAGATGGGCATCCCCGTCGACATCTACACGCCCATCTTCGCGATGTCCCGCGTCGGCGGGTGGATTGCCCACGTCCTCGAACAGTACGAGGACAACCGCCTCATCCGGCCGCGCGCCCGGTACGTCGGCGAGGAGGACCGCGAGTTCCCGGACTTCGACGAGCGGTAA
- a CDS encoding MATE family efflux transporter, giving the protein MAEQTLRTLMRTVDVVVTAAISPAAVVAVGLADLYARFPLRVGLGLGGGAISLSSQDTGRGAAATRDEAVTQAIALGALAGIPFAAFGALFGPAAIRLLGADPNVVELGGTYLAVVLLTAPARHVSLIAARSLQGTGDTRTPMYVNAVSNVGNIVGSVGLGLGYFGLPELGVVGVGAATAGANVFTAVVLCLAIASGYTAAGFARPESAVITKQLFVVSTPKIAEGMTSALAEFPFNALLLTFGTNVNAAFQIGRRAYQQVTGPLSRGYSVAANVVVGQALGEGDPKRARYDGWAVAALGLVTVGTIGVALAYFARPLVALLADDPETLRYGTWFARAYGLSAPFLVAFVALSGALQGASETRVPLVARATGMFGFLLGFSYVAGVTLGWGVSGAYWGVALANVWMAAVVAAGFHYGDWATRAADMMAERGGDAEPTD; this is encoded by the coding sequence ATGGCCGAGCAGACGCTCCGCACGCTGATGCGCACCGTCGACGTGGTCGTCACCGCCGCCATCTCGCCCGCCGCCGTCGTCGCCGTCGGTCTCGCCGACCTCTACGCCCGATTCCCGCTGCGCGTCGGCCTCGGCCTCGGCGGCGGCGCCATCAGCCTCTCAAGTCAGGACACCGGCAGGGGGGCGGCCGCCACCCGCGACGAAGCCGTCACGCAGGCCATCGCGCTCGGCGCGCTCGCCGGCATCCCGTTCGCCGCGTTCGGCGCGCTGTTCGGCCCGGCCGCCATCCGCCTGCTCGGCGCCGACCCGAACGTCGTCGAACTCGGCGGCACCTACCTCGCCGTCGTCCTGCTCACGGCGCCCGCGCGCCACGTTTCCCTCATCGCGGCGCGCTCCCTCCAAGGCACGGGCGACACCCGCACCCCGATGTACGTCAACGCCGTCTCGAACGTCGGGAACATCGTCGGGAGTGTCGGCCTCGGCCTCGGCTACTTCGGCCTCCCAGAACTGGGCGTCGTCGGCGTCGGCGCCGCCACCGCCGGTGCGAACGTCTTCACCGCCGTCGTGCTCTGTCTCGCCATCGCGTCGGGCTACACCGCCGCCGGGTTCGCGCGCCCCGAGTCGGCGGTCATCACCAAGCAGTTGTTCGTCGTCAGCACCCCGAAAATCGCCGAGGGGATGACCTCCGCGCTCGCGGAGTTCCCGTTCAACGCGCTCCTCCTGACGTTCGGCACGAACGTCAACGCCGCCTTCCAGATCGGTCGGCGCGCCTACCAGCAGGTCACGGGCCCGCTCTCCCGCGGTTACAGCGTCGCCGCGAACGTCGTCGTCGGACAGGCCCTCGGCGAGGGCGACCCGAAGCGCGCGCGCTACGACGGCTGGGCGGTCGCCGCCCTCGGTCTCGTCACTGTCGGCACCATCGGCGTCGCGCTCGCGTACTTCGCGCGCCCGCTCGTCGCCCTGCTCGCCGACGACCCCGAGACGCTCCGGTACGGAACGTGGTTCGCCCGCGCGTACGGCCTGAGCGCGCCGTTCCTCGTCGCGTTCGTCGCGCTGTCGGGCGCGCTACAGGGCGCCAGCGAGACCCGCGTCCCCCTCGTCGCCCGGGCGACGGGGATGTTCGGGTTCCTGCTCGGCTTCTCCTACGTCGCCGGCGTCACCCTCGGCTGGGGCGTCTCGGGCGCGTACTGGGGCGTCGCGCTCGCGAACGTCTGGATGGCCGCCGTCGTCGCCGCCGGCTTCCACTACGGCGACTGGGCGACTCGGGCGGCGGACATGATGGCCGAACGCGGCGGCGACGCGGAGCCCACCGACTGA
- the ilvA gene encoding threonine ammonia-lyase: MLEYDDVLAARDRVADVARHTPLDYSHTFSDMTGADVHLKLECFQRTGSFKIRGASNRIRTLSDEEQAAGVVTASAGNHAQGVALAASRSGVDSKVVMPETAPISKIKATKSYGAEVVLEGADYDEAQAHAHELEEAEGRTYVHAFDDEYIMAGQGTLGVEITEDLPDLDTVVVPIGGGGLISGIATAVKAHNPDARVVGVQAEGASTVARSLQKGHPEGVDSVDTIADGIAVRKVGERTFPVIRERVDEVVTVSDDEIATALVLMLERGKTLVEGAGATPLAAVLEEKFDYEDDETIVPALCGGNIDLNLLSTVIMRGLVDQGRYVKIRTVLKDRPGSLNDLLDIVAEERANIYAIQHDRTNRDIAMNATEVELDLETRGPEHVDGLLDRIRDEGFDVTVLNGPRPQA; this comes from the coding sequence ATGCTCGAATACGACGACGTGCTGGCGGCCCGCGACCGCGTCGCGGACGTCGCTCGACACACACCGCTGGACTACTCGCACACGTTCTCGGACATGACCGGCGCGGACGTCCACCTGAAACTGGAGTGCTTCCAGCGCACGGGGTCGTTCAAGATTCGGGGCGCGAGCAACCGCATCCGCACGCTCTCCGACGAGGAGCAGGCCGCTGGCGTCGTCACCGCCTCCGCCGGCAACCACGCGCAGGGCGTCGCGCTCGCCGCCAGTCGGTCGGGCGTCGACTCGAAGGTCGTGATGCCCGAGACCGCGCCCATCTCGAAGATAAAGGCGACCAAGAGTTACGGCGCGGAGGTCGTCTTGGAGGGCGCTGACTACGACGAGGCCCAGGCCCACGCCCACGAACTCGAGGAAGCGGAGGGGCGGACGTACGTCCACGCGTTCGACGACGAGTACATCATGGCCGGACAGGGAACGCTCGGCGTCGAAATCACCGAGGACCTCCCGGACCTCGACACCGTCGTCGTCCCCATCGGCGGCGGCGGCCTCATCTCCGGCATCGCCACCGCGGTCAAGGCCCACAACCCCGACGCGCGCGTCGTCGGCGTGCAGGCCGAGGGCGCGTCGACGGTCGCTCGCTCCCTCCAGAAGGGCCACCCCGAGGGCGTCGACTCCGTGGACACCATCGCGGACGGCATCGCCGTGCGGAAGGTCGGCGAGCGGACGTTCCCCGTGATTCGGGAGCGCGTCGACGAAGTCGTCACCGTCTCCGACGACGAAATCGCGACCGCGCTCGTGTTGATGCTCGAACGCGGGAAGACGCTCGTCGAGGGCGCGGGCGCGACGCCGCTGGCCGCCGTCCTCGAAGAGAAGTTCGACTACGAGGACGACGAGACCATCGTCCCCGCGCTCTGCGGCGGGAACATCGACCTGAACCTCCTCTCGACGGTCATCATGCGCGGGCTCGTCGACCAGGGCCGGTACGTGAAGATTCGCACCGTCCTCAAGGACCGCCCCGGGTCGCTCAACGACCTGCTCGACATCGTCGCCGAGGAGCGCGCGAACATCTACGCCATCCAGCACGACCGCACCAACCGCGACATCGCGATGAACGCGACCGAGGTCGAACTCGACCTCGAAACCCGCGGCCCCGAGCACGTCGACGGCCTCCTCGACCGCATCCGCGACGAGGGCTTCGACGTGACCGTGCTGAACGGGCCGCGCCCGCAGGCCTGA
- a CDS encoding Rid family detoxifying hydrolase — MKRIIETPDAPAAVGAYSQATTDGDIVFTAGQIPMTPDGDLLDDEEIAVQTRQSLENVKAILEEEGLNMQDVLKVSVFMDDIQDFDEMNDAYKEYFQDNPPARSAVEVANLPKGVGIEIEAIAAQRD; from the coding sequence ATGAAACGCATCATCGAGACCCCCGACGCTCCCGCGGCGGTCGGCGCGTACAGCCAAGCGACCACGGACGGCGACATCGTCTTCACCGCCGGACAGATTCCGATGACGCCGGACGGCGACCTCCTCGACGACGAGGAAATCGCGGTCCAGACACGACAGAGCCTCGAGAACGTCAAAGCCATCCTCGAAGAGGAGGGCCTGAACATGCAGGACGTCCTGAAGGTCTCGGTGTTCATGGACGACATCCAGGACTTCGACGAGATGAACGACGCCTACAAGGAGTACTTCCAGGACAATCCGCCCGCGCGCTCCGCGGTCGAGGTCGCGAACCTCCCGAAGGGCGTCGGCATCGAAATCGAAGCCATCGCCGCCCAGCGCGACTGA